The sequence below is a genomic window from Oncorhynchus kisutch isolate 150728-3 unplaced genomic scaffold, Okis_V2 scaffold2536, whole genome shotgun sequence.
tcagatgtatatgctgtactctataccatctactgcatcttgccaactTGATGTAAAGtatgtttttattaatttttatgtacatattcgtattcattgCTTTACACTTGTGTTTAtatggtagttgttgtgaaattgttaggttatattacttgttagatattactgcatggtcagaagtagaagcacaaacatttcgctacactcgcattaacatctgctaaccatgtgtatgtgacaaatacatttgattggattttgaTTTGAAGGTGTGACACAGTCATCATCAGGCTGAGTTTAGCGTAAACCACAACCAACACAAACAACCTGACAAAGATAAATGTAATTCAGTTTCCCAGATGTAACTATGCAGGTGTCATCATTACTGTATAAGGTATTCATTATAATTTGCATCTATTAAATATATTGTGTCAAAGCAACCTAGGATATAGACAGTAGATACTATAAGAGTAagcctgtggatagacagtagatgatATGACATTTAACCTGTGGAtggacagtagatgttatgacagttcatctgtggatagacagtagatgttatgacagttaacctgtggatggacagtagatgttatgacagttcatctgtggatagacagtagatgttatgacagttaacctgtggatggacagtagatgttatgacagttcatctgtggatatacagtagatgttatgacagttaacctgtggatataCAGTAGGTTTTTTGACAGTTCATTGCCACCCTATGACCTCTGTTGTCTCTGCTAGTTGACATGATGGCTGCTGAAAGCTTCCTTCATTACCAAgtcccgccctctctctccttcaaccCCACTCATGACATTGGCCACGTTCCAGTTTGATTACATTGAAGTCACCTGCCAGATCTCACCATGCCTGGATTGGTGTTTAACACATGAGATGATCACATCATGTTGTACAGTAACCTTATTTGTTGACGCGTGCAACTCAACTGCAATATAGTTGGCCTGGAACAAGACAGCTCATTCCTCATTGTGGTTGATAGATTGAGTTCTGACCTCACAGATACAGGAAGCTACTAACCCTGctactgctctccctccctccctccgatcTCACTCTGACAGCCACAgtttcctcttttctctctggTTAGCCAGCCTACTTGTAACTCTTTAGGCTCAAATTTTTTTCAAAGCCATGAGTAAGTGTTACTTCTCTGTAAAATGATGTCTAATGATTCATTTGAAAGTCAACAATAGGTTTGGCTATATGTGCACgcacagtggcttgcaaaagtttTCACCCCGCTTTGTATTTGAGCTATTtttattgccttacaacctgaaattaaaatagattttttggggggggttgcatcatttgatttacacaacatgcctaccatttttaagatgcaaaatattttattattgtaaaacaaacaagaaataagacaaaaaaaacggaaaacttgagcatgcataactattcaccccccaaagtcaatactttgtagagccaccttttgcagcaattacagctgcaagtgtcttggggtatgtctctataagcttggcatatctagccactgggatttttgcccattcttcaaggcaaaactgctccagctccttcaagttggatggattcccctggtgtacagcaatctttaagtcataccacagattctcaattggattgaggtctgggctttgactaggccattccaagacagttaaacgtttccccttaaaccattcgactgttgctttagcagtatgcttagggtcaatgtcctgctggaaggtgaacctctgtcccagtctcaaatctctggaagactgaaacaggtttccctcatgaATTTCCCTgcatttagcaccatccatcattccttcaattctgacaagtttcccagtccctgccaaagaaaaacatccccacaacatgatgctgccaccaccatgcttctcggggtgatgagaggtgttgggtttgtgccagacatagcgttttccttgatggccaaaaagctcaatttttgtctcatctgaccagagtatccatatgtttggggagtctcctacatgcctttggcgaacaccaaacgtgtttgcttatttttttctttaagcatttttttctggccactcttccataaagctcagctatgtggagtgtacggcttcttatttatttattttatccccaatttcgtggtgtccaattgttgtagtagctactatcttgtctcatcgctacaactcccgtacgggcttcggtatagacgaaggttgaaagtcatgcgtcctccaatacacaacccaacctagccacactgcttcttaacacagcgcgaatccaacccggaagccagccgcaccaatatgtcggaggaaacaccgtgcacctggcaacattggttagcgcacactgcaccCGGCCCTCCACAgtagtcgctggtgcgcgatgagacaaggacatccctaccgaccaagccctccctaacccgggctggtgggagtcatatcatgtattatattatcaaactaaggctagtgggagtcatatcatgtattatattatcaaactacgactggtgggagtcatatcatgtattatattatcaaactacgactggtgggagtcatatcatgtattatattatcaaactacgactggtgggagtcatatcatgtattatattatcacaCTAAGACTGGTGAtagtcatatcatgtattatattatcaaactaagactggtgggagtcatatcatatattatattatcaaactacgactggtgggagtcatatcatgtattatattatcaaactacgactggtgggagtcatatcatgtattatattatcaaactacgactggtgggagtcatatcatgtattatattatcaaactacgactggtgggagtcatatcatgtattatattatcaaactacgactggtgggagtcatatcatgtattatattatcaaactacgactggtgggagtcatatcatgtattatattatcaaactacgactggtgggagtcatatcatgtattatattatcaaactacgactggtgggagtcatatcatgtattatattgTCACACTAAGACTGGTGAtagtcatatcatgtattatattatcaaactaagactggtgggagtcatatcatgtattatattgtcaaactaaggctggtgggagtcatatcatgtattatattatcacactaagactggtgggagtcatatcatgtattatattatcacactaagactggtgggagtcatatcatgtattatattatcacactaagactggtgggagtcatatcatgtattatattatcacactaagactggtgggagtcatatcatgtattatattatcacactaagactggtgggagtcatatcatgtattatattgTCACACTAAGACTGGTGAtagtcatatcatgtattatattatcaaactaagactggtgggagtcatatcatgtattatattgtcaaactaaggctggtgggagtcatatcatgtattatattgtcaaactaaggctggtgggagtcatatcatatATTATGTTATCAGACTAAGGCAGGTGGCCACACAAACAATTTAGCTTATGTTAACGTGATGAGGTTGGCCGTTGCCCCATGCCACAATGCTTCAAAAGTCAACTGAGTTTAAAAACAGAATACAATGTGTCTTCCACATGAAGGTACCTTACTTCACAAGGGAATGTTTTTGAAAGTACGTACTTGTGCAAATTGATAGATAAAATGCTAAATACTACATCTCCTAAACAAAAGGTTGTTCTTTTAAGACTAGAGGTTAAATGTTCAGAAGAGTTTGAGGCTTTGTATTTTAGGATGTTTACTAACTGCAGAAACATACATTATCATGTTCATAAAGTCCTATATGTAACTTCCCTCCCCAGTCTGTATttcctggtctcagagcatttcctattattctgtacgtaaatccgagacactccatttagtatgatatgttaccttTCAGATGATATGTATCAATTTGTGGATCATCCATATTGTATGATTTGTtgcgaatttgcaaaacgtacaatatATTATGAATTTGCTaaacatatgatatgttatgaattctactaacattagctagctggctaacattagcaagGTGAGGGGTTAACTGTAACTGGCCACTATATTTCCTGTTGCTGTGAGAAGCTGTATATTTAACAACAAGTCCCCCTCAACaggaagagagatggggtgagatCCCACCACTTTAAATACAGCTATTCTTCCTCCATTTACAGATGAAACAATAGAGATGCTTCATACTTTGGGATCATATGGGGCGAATCCTATCTTCCACTTCAGTCAAATTTAGACATTGTCCTTCAATGATGTCAATTTGGAGACAAAATAAAACTGAAGtgaccctttatctacttccccagagacaGACGAGCTTGTAGATGACATTTTTATGACTGTATCCCGTATGAAGGAAGTTAGCGGTAGTTTTGCAATGACTGGAGCAGAGCTAGATCTGCTAGCAGATACCGAGGAAATCAGCTCCtattgattttaattttggaaatctgttcccaagtataaTAGAGAGACACACTAACGTAagaaaggtttgaaattattacgTTTTAGTCACATTTTATATTTATTTGGGCTTTTGTGGTCAATTTGCTAATTATGTTCCTGCCCCTGATCATTCGCTCAAGACAAAACCTTGGAATCTACCAGATGATCCCTGCACCCGATGGTTCATGTTCGATTGTGTCTCATTGATGATTCTATGTACAGTACCTGTGTCCACAGAACCTGATAACTCAGGGAAGAGATCCTCCAGAGTTGCTGCAGTGTGTCTGGGGCTGCTGTGTGTTCTACTTGCTGGGATCATaggcctgtctgtctactgtaaaTCTGAAGTTATAATTCCTACAATTCACCACCAGTTCTGTGACTATCTCTTTTaaatattattgttgttgttgtaacagATTATGGGATTTATAAGGGTTTCTTAGCCTATACAACCAACTCAtctgcagagagagaccagctacagaccagctacaacaacctgactacTGAGAGAGGCCAGCTACAGACCagctacaacaacctgactactgagagagaccagctacagaccagttacaacaaccTGGCTAAACAGATAGAACAGCTACAGACTGAGAGAGATTTTCTTAGGGGGTGGCTTACCAAGTGCAGTGAGTAAACCTACAGTAATAAATTATAATTAATCCCACAAACATGATTATGAGTCTGTATTCTTATATTAAGTGTACATTGTGATAAGTTGAAGGAAATTCATGTCAATCATCTTGTAGAACAAACCTGTCCTGCTGGCTGGCAGAAGTTTGAATCCAGCTGGTACTTCCTGTCTACTGAGACTAAAACCtggaaggagagcagagaggattgtctggagagaggagcagacctggTGATCATAAACAGTGATAaggaacaggtgagagagagagcgagagagagagagcgagcgagagcgagagcgagagcgaaaaTATAATGTTGTGCAGGGGGTAAAAGATAAaacatataattatatatatttttcaacaaCAGAAATTTCTCTTCGACCTCAAGAGGAGAGTCTGGATTGGTCTGACCGATTCGGTTAATGAGGGGACCTGGAAATGGGTGGACGGCACCCCACTGACCACAGGGTGAGAGATGATAAATAATCTGTCAATAAGGCTCCATTAAACTTTTTTCAATACAGGTCATTGATGATACCAGTCAACACAATTAACTATGAAAAATGTATACGTAATATTTCCAATTGTGATGTTCTAACTGTGACGTCTAACTGGTATTAActatgatatctgactgttgttaaccctgtaggtactggtattaaccacgATATatgactgttattaaccctgtaggtactggtattaaccatgacatctgactgtttttaaccctgtaggtactggtattaaccatgatatctgactgtttttaaccctatAGCTGTCACGACTTTCGCCGAAGTCGGgtcttctccttgttcgggcaacTCTCGGTGGTCGGCGTCGCCGGTTTTCTAGCCATCGTctatccacttttcattttccatttgttttgtcttgtttttccacacacctggtttcaattccctcatttacttgttttgtatttaaccttctgttccccccatgtctttgtgtggaaatgtttattgtagtgcttgtgcacattCCCCGTGAGTGCACGACGGGTTATTTTGTGCCCATTTATCTTGTTGTTCTGGATGCTGTTGGTTTTGCGTAATAAATCTCTGGTTAATACCCAGTTcttctctcctgcgcctgacttctctgcagCCAATTACGCACTCTGCTACAGAAACCCATACCACAACATATGGAGTCAGCAGAAGCAGGTGCCCCTGGAAAAGGGGTGAAGGAGCGCGCCCAGGAGCATGTGGCGATGCTCCACCATCTCGGCGCCCGCCATGGACCACGTTGTCCAAAACATGGaccctgggagagacagggagttcctcCAGCACCTCAACCGGGGTCTCCACTACTCGCCCCCACTTCACccggtcccagtgggattcgtcTCGACCTTCCCCGGGAGTACGATGGGACGGCTGCATGCTGCCAGGGTTTCGACCTGTATATGGCAACCGACCACCCGGCTCCTTCAGGCAGTGAGAaggtgtccgccctcgtctcgtgcctctCTGGGAAAGCCTTCAAGTGGGCCAATGCCATGTGCGGAGAAAGAGATGCGGCAGTGGCCCATTTCGAGGATTTCACCTGCCGCTTCCGGGCAGTCTTCGACCACCCACCCAAGGGTAGAGCGGCGGGTGAATGTctcttccatctgaggcaggggacgaggagcgcccaggagttcgcCATGGATTTTCGGACCCTGGCTGCCGGCTCTGGTTGGAACGATAGGGCCCTCATCGACCTCTATCGCTGCAGTTTGCGCAAGGATgtccgtcgggagttggcctgcagggacaccaccctcaccttcggccagctggtggacctgtc
It includes:
- the LOC116370417 gene encoding CD209 antigen-like protein E — encoded protein: MFDCVSLMILCTVPVSTEPDNSGKRSSRVAAVCLGLLCVLLAGIIGLSVYYYGIYKGFLAYTTNSSAERDQLQTSYNNLTTERGQLQTSYNNLTTERDQLQTSYNNLAKQIEQLQTERDFLRGWLTKCKQTCPAGWQKFESSWYFLSTETKTWKESREDCLERGADLVIINSDKEQKFLFDLKRRVWIGLTDSVNEGTWKWVDGTPLTTGYWYAKQPDNAGTNGDEDCAEIAKDQSPLKAWNDLSCDSIINWVLGDRTD